In the Arachis ipaensis cultivar K30076 chromosome B04, Araip1.1, whole genome shotgun sequence genome, AAAATGGAGACTTACAACTTCCTCCATGTGTCtcttcactgaccttttcttccACAGTAATCCTTTTAATCACAAAACACTGACTTATAAGAACCTGTGTTGATCCACCTGAATTGAGTGAATTGCCATATTTGAAGTTATAACAATCCAGTGATCCACTTGTTTGATCATGGCTTCTTTGAGTATGCCTTCTGTTTCAGAACAGAACAGAGATGATAACAACAACAAGAACAATAGCATAAGCAACAAGTTTTTGCTTCCAAGAAAGCCTGTAAGTTTATGCATTATTTGCATTCCCTCAAAGTTGAATAATTGAATCTTATTATATATAGCATCAAGAACTGTACCACTAAATATTTTCTGATTAGGTAAGGAAGCAATAGTTGACTTTTTGTTTCACTGACTTCTTCATTTGGTTTGCAATATCTTGAAACAACAAAGGCAAGACAACCAAATCCAATCATATACAGGAGATTGCGCCGCGGATCAGTGGCGGCAAGAATTTCAGGCAAACAAACTGAGGCAAGATACTGCTTGAcacttccttttttatttttttgttgaattttatATATGATCTGTGCCTTccgagtttcttttttttttgctattttgacATACATGTTTTCTGTGTTTTGAATTTGCAGTACCCTACAAATAAGGAGTTATTGAGAACTATTGCATACTTGAGAAACGCTACAGCAGTATTTTATGAGGTGAGAGATTGATTATCTTCATCATTTTTTAATCtttcattcaaaattttaaagGAATATCAAAACAAAGttctttatataatttttatgacTTCTGTATCTGGATGTCTATGCAGCCTGATAGAATGTTGCCTTATAACAAGGCCTATatccatgatgatgatgatgatgatgaagagggGGTCACAGAAGATGATGAGAAACACAATTTTCTGCCTAATGATGAAAAGAGAAAACAAGAACTTGACAAGTCAATGCAAAAGCCTAATAAGAACTCTGGCTACAACTTAACTAGAAAGCAGGTAAAGAAAAGGAATTTATGATTCTCATATCTTCTTTGTCTATGCAATATTGAGTAACATTTTCAGTGGATCTTTCAAAATGAACAGACAAGAAAGGAATGTGATGTATCTTCTTCTTCCACCTCCCATGTGGTGGTAAACCTAAAAGACACAAGCCGGATTTCGGATCGCAGCCAAGGCTTAACCAAAAAGGTTCAACAAACTGATTCTACAAGAAAAACATTCATGCAATTCTGTTCAGCAGAGATAATTTGTCCACCAGAACACCGAGCCGCATTGGCAGTGAAGTTGCTTGGAGTACAAGCAGCATTGCTATCTTGTTTAGGTAGTCCTTTCGAAAACCTTTCGCAATTCGCAAGCACAAGAAACAACTCAAAGATACCACTGAGCTTGTTTCAAGCATCTACAAGGTTCTTACCGGCGACAATATGGACCGGAATGTTCATAGTGAGCTTTGCATACACAGTGATGGTGGCTTGGTCTTTGGGATTTAGAGTGCCTATTATCTCAATGTTATGTCTCTCATTGCTGTATTCTTTGTCTGTGTTGGTGGCTGCAGCATCAGGGTTTAATGTTATATGTGGCACATTTAGAATTCATGGTACCTTGTTTACATGTTTAGGTGTTCTTGGTTTTGTTATGGTTCTTGTTGGTTTGGTCATGCTGGTTCTTTTTTATTCCTGGCTGTATAAAAAAGTAGAAGTAGCTGAGTAATTCTAATGCTATGCATTGCATTATGGTTTCTGATTATTTGTTAATgtacttttattttttgttttcaccACATGTAACTAACCATCTTTATTAATGTAACCCATGTTGATCTTATTAGACTTCTACTAACCCATGTATATATTATTCTCTGAAATATAGATCTTAGCAAGACTCATCTGAATTcatcaaacagtcataacttgccaTTCAATACAGAAATAGAAATATGATCAAACATATTTCAAGTAATTACACATAAATGCCAACTTATtcatagagaaaaaaaaattgacagTTTTATTACCACATTAATTTGACAAACTCATTTCTTGAGCAAGACtcataaaaacagaaaagtcaaaCAGCATCATTTGAAACCTTATCTCCACTCTCATTAACTACAAAAAGAGGAGCACTTTCTCTTGAAGCAGAAGCAGAACCAGCATCATAATTCACAACCTCAGAACCATAAAAACCAACCCACAAAACTGCATGAACCAAAACAAGAGGCATACTACAAGCCAAAGTCACTGCCAGATGAATCCCAGCGTCGGTTAAAACCAGCTGCACCGCCGTCGCAACCGCAATCACAGCCAACACAAACCACTTGTTTATGATCTTGTGAAGCAGAAAAGAATTTGGCCATGTCCTtagaatcaaaagaaaaagggatGTCACATATGTCATGATAACGAGAAGAATCAGTGACACTTTTCTGGCAGGTATGAGAGTTATGAATAGTATGATCCACACAAAGTGGGTGTAGTATAGACCATAGGTGGCAAAGTTTCTTATGATTCGAACTGCTGCAGATTCTGATGTTAAAGGAATGCTAAAGGGGCAGAAAATCTTGAAGTGATTTTCATTTGGAACTTTTGGTTCATAGTTTTCAGGCTTTGGTGAAGAGTTTGAGGAAGAGGTTGCTACTCTTTGTGTAGTTCCATAATTTGCCATTTATGTGACACAAAAATAAGAGAAATTCGTTCTAAGCTTCGTATATGAAATTCAGTGAAAGTGGCTTgtgaatatatataaaatttggaTCAAAGGGGAGTATGATCAAGTCTAAGAGAAAAAGCATATCGATTATCGAAGACTTTGAATCCGAAGACTTGGACAAGTATAAAGAGGAATATTAACGGTATAGTTTatataaatatgattttttttttttaccaaacataagagactcgaacccgcaacctcttaattgagaatggaaagactataccatttgagttataacttatTGGCTTATATAAATATGATTAAGAAGTGAATAACAACAGttttgaattaaaattaaattgtgGTAAATTTAATAATGATAGAGTGATGACTATTAATATAGAGGTAAGATGAATTAAATTATATGTTGAAAAATAGATTCAACTATTCAAGTCATTGATGGGAATTTTGGGAAGTGCACATAGATAAGAAAACAGCATATTGAAAGAGAAGTGCGTGCTTTGAGCACAATGACTTAGTCAAATGTGATTTAATAAATTGCACGTTGAATTTTATCTCCAAATTATTAATGCAGCCCATCCACCCAAGCAATAGAAAAATTATCCATGCATTCAAGTTTTAAGAATGTTAGATTTAGACAATAATTCTATTGAAATagatagaatttttttttccCAAAAATCCGGCGTAACCAAATGTTGTTAGTAACTAAGTTTAATCAAATTCGTATAACATTTCTTTGTCTCGTTCTTTTTTattcgttttcttttctttttcttcttcattttctagTGCTcctccccttttttattttttctctttctttttatgtatttttttgttttgtttatttatttgtacattttttaaaatttagaaagaaaatagagaaatttataaagaaaagcacaagaattttttagaaaaaaaaaaagaacacatAAATATTTTAAGATAAACATAACCTTTTTGTAAAAAAACAAAAggagaaaacacaaaaattttacaataataaatataaaagatttttattatattttttattatttttaaataaaaaatttgtgtaATTCAAAATAATTTATATGTTATGGAATtaaacttcctatcttttcaaccaaaatttctatgttttttttaaaaaaaaaatgtattaaaaaaagaagaagaaacgcaCGTCAACAAAAGAAgagatataaaaaataaaaaataaaaagcgcTTAATTTGTTGGGATAAATATGAAATGAATGCCCATTTATCAATTGGGCGGCTAATAATTTTTTCCATGCAAAGAAATTTATTTTCAAGGCAAAATGAAAGTAAATGAAGGTTGAAACCAAAGGCTTGTCACCAGTATAAATAGGTGAAGCCTCGCTTGTTTTATACACAGCAACAATCAATAAAAGTAATAAAGCAAATACTTCCTCTCTCCTTTCTTCTTACAAATgcaattatttctttctttacttttaataCTTTTTTCTatctttacatatatatacatattacaacatataatattaatgtatatatataaattattattgagctaattatattaatgctagagtcttctatttatatattttattttattttataccttccttatttatttagttgttttacaacacgttatcagcacgagactctgatcaaatttttaggaagactccgAGAATGGCAAGAatatgtaatgaagatgtatgccttgtggatagtgcaagttcgcacactattctcaaaagtgatatatattttacccatcttgtgccaaaagaggaatatgttaatactattattggctcaggcaatgtgatagaaggctccggaagagctataattttgtttcctggaggaacaaaatttataataaataatgcactgttatctaccaagtctcggagatgtatttaaagcccggtttgcggattgtcattttgatgaatcaaaatttccaacattagggggagagaataagcttcctgaaaaggaacttaactggaatgcatcatcgttgatgcatttagatcctcgatcagggcaatgtgaactggaagtttaaaagattatacatttgcaaagaatagcgaATGatttgcctgatgcattttccgatacaaagaggataactaaatcttatataccagcggaaaatgccccaattcgaattgatgtcccagtaggacaagtagccactgaagcgaattcacgccagaagcgtggtagggcgaaaaatgccccaattcgaattgatgtctcagtaggacaaatagccactgaagcaaatacacgccagaagcgtggcaggtcTGTCGGTtctaaagacaaaaatcctcgaaaaagaaaagaggtaaataatgttcctgttgaaaaagacatagtagagacacctgcagttgtccaaaattttgatataacgtcagaagacgttcaggtacctgaaaattgtgaaaatgacgagatctcgataaattatgtctttacaggagagaaatgggaccgaaataagacaattgtcaatgaaatatttgcatataatgtggcattagatatcatgcatgaaagtaaggatcttgagccaagatcagtcgaagaatgtcgacaaaggaatgattggccaaaagggaaagaagccatgaaggctgaattagactgacttgcaaaacgtgaagtcttcggatctgtagtccgtacaccagaagatgtaaaacctgttggatactggtgggtatttgtgagaaaacgaaatgagaaaaatgaagttgtgcgctacaaagcccgacttgtggcacaaggtttttcacaaaggcccggtatagattatgaagaaacgtattcccctgtagtggatgcgataacattgcgttatttggtcagtttatctgcatatcataaactgcatatgcatttaatggatatggtaacaacctatttatacggctcattagatcgggatatctatatgaaaatccctgaaggactaaagatatctaaaccatccagtgaatattcgcaagggttatactcagtcaaattgcaaagatctttatatggtctaaagcaatctggacgaatgtggtataatcgtcttactgaatatctggccaaaaacggattcaagaatgatgatatctgcccatgtgttttcataaagaaaactatatctgggttcattataattgctgtgtacgttgatgatttaaatatcattgggacttctgaagagattccaacaattataaaaactttaaaagaagagtttgagatgaaagatcttggaaagactaagttttgtctcggcctgcaaaTCGAGCATATAAAAGGTGAGATCTTTATTCatctagttggctatgcagatgctggatacttgtctgatccacataaagggagatctcaaacaggatacctgttcacatatggtggtacagctatatcatggaggcccacaaaacagacgatagcagcaacctcctctaatcatgctgaaatactggcgattcatgaagctagtcgcgagtgtttttggctgaggggtctgattcaatatattctgtcatcatgtggactgattgatcataagatagctccaactgtcctatttgaagataatacagcatgcattgctcaacttaagggtggatacatcaaaggtgatagaacaaagcatatttctcccaaattcttcttcactcatgaccttcaaaatcaagggacaattgatgtccaacagatccgttcaagtgacaatctggcagatttatttacaaagtcacttccaaaatcctcctttgaaagattggtacatgagattgggatgcgccgatttcgaaaCATTAAATGATatcggcaagagggggagactgtactctttttcccttggtcaggttttttttccattaggtttttcttgacaaggtttttaatgaggcagtccccatcactaaaggatattgtactctttttccttcactaaggttttttcccactggattttctttagtaaggttttaacgaggcataatcctTAATGGACATTCAAGGGGGAGTGTTGGGATAAACATGAAATGAATGCCCATTTATCAATTGGGCGGCTAATAATCTTTCCCATGCAAAAAGATTTATTTTCAAGGCAAAATGAAAGTAAATGAAGGTTGAAACCAAAGGCTTGTCACCAGTATAAATAGGTGAAGCCTCGCTTGTTTTATACACAGCAAAAATCAATAAAAGCAATAAAGCAAATGCTTCCTCTCTCCTTTCTTCTTACAAATGCAATTATCTCTCTTTTtacttttaatacttctttctatctttacatatatatacatattacaacatataatattaatgtatatatataaattattattgagctaattatattaatGCTAGAGTTTTCTATTtacgtattttattttattttatatcttccttatttatttagttgttttacaACATGATTCATCTATTATATGAGTGATTTTTGCATTAGACTAACTTATTTGAATTCAATTACCACAACaaaaagtcacaaaaaaaatttaccaCAACAAAAAGAGCATAATTCATGCGTATATTATATGAGTGATTAGACTAACTTACttgaattcaattaaaaataaaaaacttgcaTGATTCATGGTCATATTATATTAAGGGTGTTCAAATCCAACCCTATCTAAATTAAACCGCCCATTCAATCCAATTCAAATTAAAAACCGATTAAAATCGTattaattcggatttgattggatctTTTTTTTTAACCGTTGAATTGGATcctttttatgttattgttgattatttgaaatttgatgttgagacttattatatatatttaatttttttaatttacaaaaccaCAAATTCAATTTAATCCAAACCGCTCGAAATTGGATCAGatcgaatttttttaaaaaaattattcaatccaAACTGCACAACAAATAAATATAGTGTTCGAATTGGATGAGTTTTTTActcaaaaccgatccaaaccaCACAGCAAACACTCCTGTATTGTATGAATAACGTTTGCTAGTTTAGACTGACTAACttgaatttaattatcaaaatattttgatcacctatcatttaaaaaaatacgGATAAAAATAACAAATTCTATTTGGCTTTCAAGTTTTCTCTTCCAGAAAAATAAGTGAGGATAATTTGATGACTTTGAGAGCCTTTCTAGTTAAAAGAAGCTCTTTCCCGTCCCTCTCTCAACCATGGCAGCCTCTCTCTCCCTCCAACTTCACTCGTTCCCTCCAAATCCCACCTCACCTTCGCCATCCTCCAACACCAAAATCACCTTCCAACTCTTCAACTTCAAACCACCACTCCCAAAGAAACCCCACCACACAACAGAGCCGTCCCAATTCCCCACCACCAAGAACCACCGccatcaccatcaccaccacTACAAGAAGCTGAAACATTTCAAACAGAAAGATGCATTTCCATCCTCCTTACCCATCCACACAAAAAATCCACGCTCTATCTACAAAGACATCAAACGATTCGCGCGCCAAGACAAACTCAAAGAAGCACTTACCATTCTCGATTATGTTGACCAACAGGGAATCCCTGTCAATGCCACCACTTTCTCCGCTCTCATCGCCGCCTGCATTCGCACCAAGTCGCTACAACACGGTAGAGAAGTCCACGTCCATATCCGAATCAACGGCTTCGAAAACAACGAGTTTTTGCGAACGAAGCTTGTTCACATGTACACCTCTTGCGGCGCTTTGGAAGAAGCCAAACAAATCTTTAACGAGTTACC is a window encoding:
- the LOC107635227 gene encoding uncharacterized protein LOC107635227, encoding MASLSMPSVSEQNRDDNNNKNNSISNKFLLPRKPARQPNPIIYRRLRRGSVAARISGKQTEYPTNKELLRTIAYLRNATAVFYEPDRMLPYNKAYIHDDDDDDEEGVTEDDEKHNFLPNDEKRKQELDKSMQKPNKNSGYNLTRKQTRKECDVSSSSTSHVVVNLKDTSRISDRSQGLTKKVQQTDSTRKTFMQFCSAEIICPPEHRAALAVKLLGVQAALLSCLGSPFENLSQFASTRNNSKIPLSLFQASTRFLPATIWTGMFIVSFAYTVMVAWSLGFRVPIISMLCLSLLYSLSVLVAAASGFNVICGTFRIHGTLFTCLGVLGFVMVLVGLVMLVLFYSWLYKKVEVAE
- the LOC107635228 gene encoding uncharacterized protein LOC107635228, with product MANYGTTQRVATSSSNSSPKPENYEPKVPNENHFKIFCPFSIPLTSESAAVRIIRNFATYGLYYTHFVWIILFITLIPARKVSLILLVIMTYVTSLFLLILRTWPNSFLLHKIINKWFVLAVIAVATAVQLVLTDAGIHLAVTLACSMPLVLVHAVLWVGFYGSEVVNYDAGSASASRESAPLFVVNESGDKVSNDAV